The window GGCATTGGTGGTCGACGGGTAGCCGCCCATCATGCCGGTCGACGTGGGGATGGCATTGCCCGATGACAGCGTGTCCTGAACGATATGGTCGGTATTGTGCGGGATGAAGCAGCTTTCCGCCGACAAGCCGCCGCGGAATTTTCCCGCGCCGCCCGAATCCGGCAGTTCCTTGCGATAGAGAAAGAGCAGCGGAAACAATTGCTCGTTATGCTCGACATTAGGCAACTGGCCGATCGGCGTGCGCGCCTGGCCGCCGGTGTTGATGCCGTCGCCTTGCGCAAAGGCGCCGATCGAGCCACCGATGGGGTCGATCAGCAGATAACCGTAGCGTTCGCCCCACTGGTCGATGCCGCGGAAGATCGTCGTCGGCCATTGGCTGGTGCCGCCGATGCCCATGATGTCCTGACGCAATTCTTCATCGGAATAGAGCATCTTGGAGATGATGTTGTAGGCCGGGTAGAGCGAGATCTCCATCGACTGGGTCGGCGCGGTGGAAACCGACGCTGGAAAATTAGCGCAATTAAGTGTGCCCGGGACGGGATCGAATTCGATATGGCGGAGCGCGCCGCCAACGGCGAAATACTGGTCCCAACTCAAAAGCTCGTTGATGGCAACCATCACCGAGCCGCGCCAGCCTGAATAGGTCGCGTTCATCGCGCCGTCTTGGGGCGCAGTGCCTTCATTATCGAAGATCAGCTTGTCGCCCTTTTTCTGTAGTGCAATCTGCACACGGTGAGTGCGCCGATCGCCCGGGCGGCAGGCTTCGATATAGGTCCGGTCGCGCCACACGCCGTCGGGAATTTTCTTCAGCTTGGCAAGAAATGCCGCTTCAGAATTATCGATCACTTTCTTCATCACCGTCTTCACGGTTTTGGCGCCGTAGCGGGTGATGAGCTGTTCCATGCGCGCCTTAGCCGTCATGTTGCCGGCTAACTGGGCGCGGAAATCGAGCGCCACCATATCGGGCTTGCGTGACGAGCGCAGGTAAAGCGCCTCGATATCTCTCCTGACCACGTTGTTCTCGACGATCTTGACCGGTGGAATCAGGATGCCTTCGTCAAATGCGCTTTCCGCCGACGGGCAGAAGCTGCCCGGCGTGATGCCACCGATGTCATATTGATGCAGGCAGTTGGTGATCCAACAAA is drawn from Pseudomonadota bacterium and contains these coding sequences:
- a CDS encoding hydantoinase B/oxoprolinase family protein, encoding MPRISQITDVAFDGIDNPYVPPKELNISPSLKLHRDWDETVDPITYEVIRHNLWNINEEHGATIQRISGSPVAMFALDLNPSILTEDAEFVYFGPYMQYMSGVTDTQVKWILEYRSDNPGIKAGDMFLANDPWVGAAHQMDVMLICPVFHEGELFCWITNCLHQYDIGGITPGSFCPSAESAFDEGILIPPVKIVENNVVRRDIEALYLRSSRKPDMVALDFRAQLAGNMTAKARMEQLITRYGAKTVKTVMKKVIDNSEAAFLAKLKKIPDGVWRDRTYIEACRPGDRRTHRVQIALQKKGDKLIFDNEGTAPQDGAMNATYSGWRGSVMVAINELLSWDQYFAVGGALRHIEFDPVPGTLNCANFPASVSTAPTQSMEISLYPAYNIISKMLYSDEELRQDIMGIGGTSQWPTTIFRGIDQWGERYGYLLIDPIGGSIGAFAQGDGINTGGQARTPIGQLPNVEHNEQLFPLLFLYRKELPDSGGAGKFRGGLSAESCFIPHNTDHIVQDTLSSGNAIPTSTGMMGGYPSTTNAYTFVRNSDILERLADSHMVEDASEVNGESILLQLRQENFVQNAADVYAVRWSGGGGFGDPLLRDPERIAHDLEHLNITPAAARDIFGAVLDADEHVDVAATAKNREQIRAARLTRLGNGHAPREIHSGEVSLAAGDNLAVYGTSDAAHWACAHCAADLGPLADNYKDVCLREDLPVSASNPLVGDPFDFVDDAVAFRLFYCPACGSQIDNEIAVERDPVMRAIELTL